The Camelina sativa cultivar DH55 chromosome 18, Cs, whole genome shotgun sequence DNA window CTATGTTTACGTTCAGCCATCCCATTTTGCTCTGGGGTTGATGGACACGAGAGCAAATGTTGAATCCCATGGCTTTGTATATGTGTTCTGAAATAGAGAACTAGTaaactcaccaccaccatcactttGAAAAACCTTAATCTTCTTACCCAATCGAttctcaatttgtttttgaaaaaccaTAAACACATCACAGAAATCAGATTTAGACTTGAGAGGGAATATCCAGGAGTAGCGAGGGTATTCATCCAAAATAACTGCATAATATTTGAAACCTTGAACAGATACAATTGGTGATGGACCCCATAGATCACAGTGTAATCGATCAAGTGTTTCCTTAAcagaagaaatagaagaataaaaaggaaGCTTAGTGCTCTTTCCCATTTGGCAAGGTTCACCAACGGAAGTGGTGCTGCTCTTATTAACGGTAATGGCCTTGCTAGATTGTAAGAGTTAAAGAATCTGGAAGTTCGCATGTCCCAAACGTTGATGCCACACCATATCACTGGCTGCAACCTGGCGATGAGAGTAGAAAGCTCTCAATTCCTCATTCTTCAACACATAAAGCCCTTCACGATGTGGTCCTTTGGCCAAAACCCTCTGAGTTGGTAAATCAATAACATATACATAATTAGAATCAAAGAAGACTCCACATGGATAGTCATCACACAACTTGGAGACCGATAAAATTGATTTCTCCACTGTTGGAAAGACAAGAACATCATAAAGAGGGATACTACCTGTTGGAGTTGTGAGCGTAGTGGAACCAACATGAGTAATGGGTTGAAAAGTGCCATTGGCCAACATTGTCAGTGTCATGGTCTGAAGGGACTCAGCAGTAGAAGTAATGTGAGTCGTGGCTCTAGAATCAATAACCCATTCCTTACCACTAGGATCAGACAAGCTAAGGGCAGCAAGAGCTTGGGGAACATCATCACTTTGATAGGAATTATCAAAGCGATTCCAACATTTGAGGGTAACATGACTAGTACGACCACAAATTTGACTTACAGGACGAGAAGAAGAATTACCAGATTGATTCCAGCTAGAGGAGCTTACTTGTTGGTGTAAGAATTAATCACGAGTGAGAATGAAGAGAGTGAGTGAgaattcaagaagaagaagagagatttgagagagtaTAGAGAGTATAGAGAGAATAGAGAGTGACAGCTAGATTAGAATAGGAGAAGGAGTGTTTCTCATTCCTTAGGTTTTCATTAACCTAGTTAcattctatatatatgcatatagggatatcaaataaggaaagtcCTAACTCTATACAAAACGACATATAGACAAGTATTGACGTGTTCATCTTAATACTCTCCCTCAAGCTTAACCATGTGAGTAGCTGTTAAGCTTGGAACTATGAACACCCATgagcttgagggcaagcaaaggctaagtctggggagttgatatatcatggtttttacggtttttaaccatgatataagtgtgctttttgagtcttttcatttgtttctaggattgtttttgagtctttacaggttatttaGGAATTTGGCACGAAATGAGCAAAGTGGAGCTATTTGGATGACTTTGGAGCATTTTACAGAAGGAAAAGAACTTGGACTCGGATCAGAGTAGCAGCATCGACCGGCACcgaaggagcatcggtcgacacctatgtttatccgacgagagaaagaagaaattggaagttttacaattttacccaaagttttcctaaattgcaacacaagtctctgacgtgttttaggacatataaatagtgtttttgggttttagaaaaccctgaagttattttctagcagctTTTTGAAAGAgggatattgagagcttttgggagagaaggatctgaattctttgtagagagaagatttctaaactctctctttttacttttaatatctatttcatgttattcagaatgatttgttcttcattaaacatgtctgactaacttgcttgttaggtttagggtttttcacagggtttttatgatttattagatctgtgatttttagggttcttaatcttttatgatcttcatctttggttgttcttcacaatagttcttgattgatcacctagaattattatcttagggaaattaattgatatgagaatataattgttttcctgattaaaaccattgatgaacaaaattactttttacaaagagatttgaattagtgattttgtgaacttatctaaacttgtttttaaagctcatttttaacttagaattttacaaagagatttggattttctggttttaaatttagataataattgtagtgagaactgaattattttaccaaaaagttctagatctgatttttattgcattaacCCAAATTAATCTACTGATTTAATActtcataattacctgagaaattccctaagcctaaccttttgattttctgaattcacaacCATTTGATTTAATCTTTTgcattgtcttcttttgtttttaatacaatttaatctgtttagcataatatcaaaaactctataatttattgtgtttgatcccgagtctctgtggatttgacccctaagtactacattgatctcttgtttgagagagtagctctagggttaatttgagcatatcaaattttggcgccgttgccggggactctttgatctaccattagatttgagttttgtatttcgtctaaatttttctttttattttctacttacacgtttttgtttttcttctctttggtgtttcaggtgtatgcttCCGAagcctcacacaaggagcaacaagactgatcctactgtgaatctttcaaaccaagaattgggaaaacttgagcgtgagaacagaaaagcagccaaatccttgaagatggttaacacaatcattcTGGTTCGTgctgaggatggtgctttgagggatcaagagggccacttgcgcaatgagcagggccaaaagcttgatgcagaagggaatGTTATTACTGAAGCTGTTGTTGCCAATGAGCAGGCTGCTGGCGAGCAAGTTCTTGTTGTTGACGAACAGGCCGATGGTGCCGACCGACGCcaacatggcatcgatcgacacccacctccaGCAGACAAatgtggagctgccaaccatcTCCAGAACCCAGTTCGAAGACAAGAACAGAACcgggacttgatcaggaccattgcagacttcaacagagcTGACCTGGTTTATCAGAACTGATCTgcaattgttcctcctccattccaaaggaatgactttgagctaaagcctgcttacttccagcttgttgggcagagacctttctcaaacctgcccaatgagaagcctttggacgatattgagcactttgaagacCTGATGACTAGCATCAAAGCCAATGGTGTGACTGAAGACTATATctactgcaagctcttcccatactcacttgcaggagaagcatctcaatggTTGAAATAGTTGCCAactggatctttgacatcttggcaacaaattaaggtggctttccttaattattttgatgatgatgctatgtctgatgagttgagagtgaagctgtcctctttcaagcaaagacaagatgaagctttcaaggcagcttgggtgagattcaaggcctatcagagggactgtccacaccatggtttttcaagggtgcAACGGCTaagtatctttttcagagggattgactgggaatatcagctAGCTTTGGATGTTGCAAgccatgggaacttcaagacaagatttccagaagatgcagaagctttgattgagaatttgacttccagcaatagcactaagagagcatatactgaaaggaagagattacatggaggatttgattcaaaccagctagcttttgttaatgctaagcttgattcagttcacaatctcatggttggtaagaaatcagttcactttgctgctgaagttgaatcatttgagccacaacctgagtctgggaatgaagaagcagatgtcaactttgtatatgggaatcagggttagagattcggtaatcagcaaagcAACAAGCCTTACAATGGGAACTTTTCAGGATACACTCCTAACCCATattaccagaagcagcaacagaaaaatggctatacaagaacctatgggaactcatcttatTAGTCTCCTCTTCCTaagacttcttctgagagtagaatagAGGTCATGCTTGATCAGCTTCTTCAGGGACAGGAGAatatgacagtgacattcaatggaaagatcgacaatgtctacactgagctgaatgggaagatagatGCATtaaacattcatgtcaagaagctagagaatcaagttaTTCAAACAGCTGGATCCGTCAAGAGGCAAGAGGGATTTCTCCCTGggagaactgagtcaaaccccgagcatgcttgcaatgccatattagtgagggatgaagaagatggagaaatttAAACTGCAGAAGAAGGAGGGCAATCGGCCAAACCTGAGATGGAGAATTCGACTTCAGacaatggtgtcggtcgacacccctctcagacagaaccagaaactgcaaaatctgaGGTTCCGACAGCTGTTGAGAGGGTGTACAAGCCTAAGgtcccttttcctaagccaagaaggtccaagcatgagcttgaggaagctagatacaaggcaatgatggacaaggtgatgattgagatgcctttgattgatgcagtaaaactttcaccaccacttaagcgaTATGTGAAcagaatggtatccaatggtttgagccctgaggaaggaacactgcttacaaaagatgtcagGGCAGAGTAGAAGGCTTCGACCCAAAACTTTAATGGGGTTTTACTTTGAAATAGCATAGACAAGTCAAGCTCGGTGAGAAGTCTATGTTTAAGTTCAGCCATCCCATTTTGCTTTGGGGTTGATGGACACGAGAGCAAATGTTGAATCCCATGGCTTTGTGGATGTGTTCTGAATCGAGTACTAGTaaactcaccaccaccatcactttGAAAACCTTAATCTTCTTACCCAACCGAttctcaatttgtttttgaaaaaccaTAAACACATCACAGAAATCGGATTTAGACTTGAGAGGGAATATCCAGGAGTAGCGAGAGTATTCATCCAAAATAACTGCATAATATTTGAAACCTTGAACAGATACAATAGGTGATGGACCCCATAGATCACAGTGTAATCGATCAAGTGTTTCCTTAACATAAGAACtagaagaataaaaaggaaGCTTAGTGCTCTTTCCCATTTGGCAAGGTTCACAAACGAAAGTGGTGCTGCTCTTATTAACGGTAATGGCCTTGCTAGATTGTAAGAGTTAAAGAATCTTGAAGTTCGCATGTCCCAAACGTTGATGCCACACCATAACACTGGCTACAACCTGACGATGAGAGTAGAAAGCTCCCAATTCCTCATTCTTCAACACATAAAGCCCTTCACGATGTGGTCCTTTGGCCACAACCCTCTGAGTTGGTAAATCAATAACATATACataattagaataaaaaaaagactcCACAGGGATAGTCATCACACAACTTGGAGACCGACAAAAGTGATTTCTCTGTGGTTGGAAAGACAAGAACATCATATAGAGGGATACTACCTGTTGGGTTGTGAGCATAGTGGAACCAACATGAGTAATGGGTTGAAAAGTGCCATCGGCCACCATTACATTCTCAGAGTCGTTGTACGGCGTCATAGTCTGAAGGGACTCAGCAGTAGAAGTAATGTGAGTCGTGGCTCCAGAATCAATAACCCATTCCTTACCACTAGGATTAGACAAGCTAAGGACGGCAAGAGCTTGGGGAACATCATCACTTTGATAGGAATTATCAAAGCGATTCCAACATTTGAGGGTAACATGACCAGTACGACCACAAATTTGACTTACAGGACGAGAAGAAGAATTACCAGATTGATTCCAGCTAGAGGAGCTTACTTGTTAGGAGAAGCCGCAGCCACGAGTGGAGTAGCCACCGTGACCTCGATTGTTACCACGACTCCGCCGTCCTGACCTAGAGTATCCCCCTCGGTGAGTATGAAAAGCAAGATGAGGTGAGACATTAGAGGGAGTCTCATACGACCGGAGCTTCGAATCGTAGTCAGAAATCTCCAAAACGACATCGTTAAAAGTTGGGGCTGGAGTAAAAGACATCGAGCTTTGAAGAACCATCGTTATTGGGTCGTATTCATGGCCCAGCCCATTAAGCAAAGTAAAAATCTTCATGTTTTCATCGACCGGTTTCCAATGGAACTCAAATTATCACATACAGCCTGGAACTCATGACAGTAATCAGTAAAGGTTATACCTTTGATGTTCAGGAGTTGAAGGCGATGGCGGAGATCAAATTCCCGTGCAACAGAACTCTTGTTAAAATTGCCAGCAAGGGACAACCAGACATCTTGAGAGGTGGGTAAGGCGTGAAAGAGACCGAGCACCTCTTCAGTGAGTGTACCAAAAATCCAAGACTTGATGAGCTCGTCCATGCAGATCCAGTCTTCATACGCCGGATTTGGAGCTTCGACAGCATGATTGTTAGTGTTAGTGACTATAACCGGTGGGGGTTTCGGGACTGACCCATGGACAAAACCAAGAAGCTTTTGACACCGAAGCAGCGACTCGAACTGGGTTTTCCAGAGGAGATAGTTACTATCACTCAGTTTGATGGTAACGGAACTAGCAACATGAAGAGTGGACGGAAACGGATAGGAACCAGAACCTTCTGCCATGACAGCACCTGTTAAGGTTTaaaaagctctgataccatgtgaaTAAAAGAGGAATTTGAGCTAAGTAGACTTTTATTGATATCTCAAGCTTAACTTCATATGATACATTGTGTTGATACTTATACTACTTAGGAACATTCTAGATCCTTGATACAATGTAGGATCTTTTTACATTTGTCAATCATCTAACTACTCTCTTCTGATAGGATGGGATTAAAACGGTTTGATAGTACAATGTTCAGAGAGTCATCAGGTTTGGTCTACTGTTCCTTTTGTGTAACCtgtgtttttgtcttcttcggTTGCAGGGATGGTTGCAGTGAAGGACTGTGCACATTGGCTAGTTGTGACTTCGATGTTGACCTTGATATGGGGCTTGGGACTTGCCTTGTTGTTGGACTTGAGGTTTTACATTAACACGACGGACCTTCCTCTGAAAGATTGAAGCATCATGAATTAGGTTCTCTTTTCACAAAGATTGAAGCATGATGAATTAAGTTCTCTTTTCACAAAGATTGAAGCATCATTTAACCACGAATTCGATGATAACGAAGGATTGATCAATAGACGGATTTGATGATAACCGGATTTGATCAACTCTAAACCATGGAGATAATGATAACGATGGCTTTGATCAACAAACGGATTTGATGAATCGATGTTGCCGGTGGAGTGTTCCGATTTGATTTCTTCCCTCGACACTCgccaaatagagagagagaaacgaaGAGAGAGAAGTCGggaaaagaggaagagagtagcagaaaaaataattttatttatttatttattttttctgctactctcttcctcttttccCGACTTCTCTCTCttcgtttctctctctctatttggcGAGTGTCGAGGGAAGAAATCAAATCGGAACTTTGTCAAACACAGGGTCCTTAAAGTTCTAAAACTCCTTCTGTAAATATCGAtcgttatttctttttattactaAGCAACTTTGTCATTTCCATCTAATACCACCagtggagatggagatggaagTATTATCACTGTAACTAGTATAATATATGGTTTGTTTCCCTATATTGTATGTATCCTAAATGTTTATGCAAGTTCACAATattgtattgtatatatttgacatgagttaattatatatatttcacatgATTTTCACAtgagatatatattttagagcAGGAGTGTTCATTCAAACTAtcatttaccaaaacaaaatatttattcaNNNNNNNaaaaaaaaaaaaaaaaaaaaaaaagtcatgtgaAATTGCTTTAAAATCAAGGaaacatacagtatataatGTCGTCAAACAAAAGCCATGGGAATTGCATACCAAGAATAGGAGGGTTTTGGGAAATATTTGAGATTACCAGAGATCATAAGCCGGAACATAgggttcgattttttttttacgatacGATAGGGTCAGATTGAATGCCCAAAGAGATGATTAAAtgccaaatgttttttttttttttgcacataATAAAGGAAAATGAACATATGACATTTAATCTTCTCTTTTGTGGTTGGTATAAGAAATACTCTTCCAGTTGTGTTATAATATGGCTCTGCTGCCAAGACAATCGGATGTTAAATTTCACAAAggacattttttgttttttgtttttggtcttacctacacaacaaaaaaaaaggttcagaAAAGATGTCTTGATATTCGGGTTTGGAGAAAACAAGATAGTAATAATTGAATGGTTGGTTATAAACTCCATACTAAACAATGCGCGTACTAGTAATTTGGTATGCTCAGCTCCATATCCAAGTATGGAGCATTTTTAAAGCAGACCAGAAAAATGCGAATAGGTAGTTATATTTCAGTATGGATTTACTGTTCACTCCATACTAACATGTATTTTATTGGTCTGCACTTGGTCCGACATTGGTACGGAGTTTATCAAACAATTGTGTGAATGGTAGAGATATAGCGGACTGGTCCGGTCTGGAGCATACCAACCAACCATTCAAGGCACCATCACTACGTAATGAATCTGGTTATGTagcttttttcctttcttttttttagtatgtTAAGTTATGAAggaatgttttgtgttttttagtGTAATGCAATCATCGCGTCTTTTGCTTAAAAACATCTCCACTCACTTCACTTGGTTGTAGATACTATGTAAGCTTATTTTGTGACTGTTACTTTGATAAGACACTCTGAACCCTAACTCTTTTTCTACTGCTTAATGAATGTTTCATTAGACTAGCTCGCGAGCACTAACTTGTACGTTTAAGCATACTTAATTTGTACGTTTAAGCATACTTAATTTGTCTATGAAAAATTCATTTGTTTGTCTATTGTACATCCTTGGGCTAACTAGTAAAACGTTCGAATCCAATTATATATGGTGTCTTCtcaccattttctttttttgctcaaCTTCCACTCTTCATTAACCAAACTTCTATTACATATCTTAGATCCACTAGATTTTTCACTCAATTTGGAACAATAAAATACAGTTTGGTATgataattcaaaagaaaagatttcTTAATTTGCAATTCAATCTGCCACTATGTTTACTTCACGGTTGACAAACTCGAATTCGATATCCTCAAATTACTGGCTTAGTAGCTTTATATCTTTGCAGTCATAATCATTTGATATTGTTCTGACagttggaaatatatataaccaaaagttctcagaaaacataaaaacaattttttgttttgttatgcaAGATGTTTTAGACTCGAAAACCAGTATTTTCCTTTAAGCCAGAGCTGACAGTTGACGGGCTTCTCTTAACTAGCACTAAGAATTCCGAGAATCacgattttttttccttgaaaaaATTCATGCTTGCGCCGTTGgaccatatatatactttttagtacaataaaactttaatgttaacaattttattcatgtaATACATGTATACATAAAACTTTGTAACgaaaagaaacatatacttATTAATCTAAGAAGAAAACCATGTGactttatttagttttgtgttATGGACATGAAGTtaattgcagaaaaaaaaaagactatatgCACAAAGTAACTACGAAACCAAAATGATTTAACAAACTAACTATGAGCTACAATGTTTTGTTAGAGAGGTAGATGCGATTACTGAAGTAAGTCAagtatttctctttcttttattcttcATCTCtcgtttcttttgttcttattcCCTACCGCTTCAACCTGCAGCAACTCCAGAAGAATTATGCCCCTCCCTTCTCACCAGATCTCTACCACTAATCTCTTCCTCCACCGAAATTATGGTGCTCTTTTCACCAAAATTGTACAACCAATCTCTCTCCCCCTATAAGATCGGATGAAGTCATTGGAGGGTTTGGAGAGTTTAGATTCTTCTCATATGACCATTAGGCGCAAATGCAAGTGGGGGAGCTCAAGACAAAGAAAGATCGCACATGTGGCCTTAAGGGTTTAAACCCTCTTATGACATGTCACTTTCAACATGGTCAAATGTGCAAATGATCTTGTATAGGATATTCATGTTGTATGTCTTTCTATAGTTTGTAtcttaattggttacaaatcaAGTAAGAAATGATCATCTCTTTCTCACATTCTCTCTCCAAACTCGCAATTCTTATACATACTTTACTCTTCACACTCATTCTCTTAAACTCTCGTGTTCACCATTACTCTTCACACTTATTCTTCTTACACCCTGATTATCCTTCATCtctcatattatttttctcCTATTCCTCACGTTTCAACCAGCAACAATTCCAGAACTTTACCACTCGTTCTCATAGGATTTCTACCGCCAATCTCTTTCCTCACCGAAACATATAATATTTCGCGTGTTATGTATCATCAGACCTTGTCCACAAATCAAAACTGAATCAGTCAGTGACTCAGTGGTAAAGCTACAATCTAAACACAAACTAGCAAAAAGAAATAGACTTACAAAATTAGCCTTCATTAACAAATAAACTAACCACCAAATTGTTcttatatttccattttttcaattttttaaaaaaagcatgtctcaaaattatttattattttgaggCCCATTACGATTCAACAAAAGGATTCTGATCCACTACTTCTATTAAGAACTCTAAAACATGGAGACGACGACATCGAAAAAACGAAAGGTTAGGTCAACGACGATTTTATCTCGATGACGTCcgtaaagaagaagacgaagaagcagtCTCCGGAATCACTTCCATATGATTTGCTCTTGACTTGCTTCGCACGCGTCTCTAGATTGTACTACCCGACTCTCTCCATAGTCTCCAAGAGCTGTCGAAGCCTCGTTGCTTCACCGGAGCTTTACAAGACTCGGTCTTTGTTAAACCACATGGAGAGTTGTCTCTACGTGTGCTTAAAGTTCCCTTCTGACCCTATACCACGTTTGTTCACTCTCTGCCAAAAACctaatcaaaccctaaccaACATccccaagaagaagaataagaagtcAACTGCACATGTTTTGGTTCCGGCCCCAGTTCCTCCTATGGACTATAAGGATGTGGTGGCTGTTGGTTCTAATATCTATGCCATTGGGAACCATTGAGAATGCATCCTGTAGCGTCTCAATCCTGGACTGCATATCTCATACATGGCACAAGGCTCCAAGCATGCGGAAGGACCGGGATTACCAAGCTGTTCATGTCGTTGATGGAAAAATCTATGTAGTA harbors:
- the LOC104763269 gene encoding uncharacterized protein LOC104763269, which gives rise to MAEGSGSYPFPSTLHVASSVTIKLSDSNYLLWKTQFESLLRCQKLLGFVHGSVPKPPPVIVTNTNNHAVEAPNPAYEDWICMDELIKSWIFGTLTEEVLGLFHALPTSQDVWLSLAGNFNKSSVAREFDLRHRLQLLNIKGITFTDYCHEFQAVCDNLSSIGNRSMKT